aagaagacaaCAAAGAATATGGATTGTGCGTGCGTAGATGGCATCCCAGGGTCAGATTTCAGGGCTGAAGGACGTTCCTGGTTCAGTATATTTTTTAGCAAAACAGAGAGGAACGAATTCAGAATAGACCCTGCAAAAATCCACAAGGCTTCTTCGATATCATGGCTCCAAAGAATGAAACCACCAAAAGAAACAGCTACTATCCACTTGCTCTGCAAACAAGAAACAACCTTATAGAACTATAACTTATAATGTTAATTTCATCCTCAATAACCAAACCTCGAGACAGGATAAAACAAGTTTCTTGTCCTTTACAATTGGTTGAATCACCCAAAACTATACGAATTACCAAGAAAATTATTGAAGGAGGTTAGGAAGAATAACTAACCAATCGATTGAGCCTGGGTTCTATGTCACGGAACAAAATGTTGGGCTGAAACTCAGTTGAGCCATCGATGAATGCTTCTTGTTCGAACACTTGCTTGATATCATCCCTCTCTCTATCTCTGAAAGCAGAAGGTTGTGTGAATTCATTCATGGTGTTGGACGATACCCAGATTTTATTTCCTCCAAGAAAGTGTGTCCTGGTAACAGCCCCGCCAAAAAGAACTGATCTTGAAGCTGAAAACGTGAGGGCAAATGAAGTGTTTTTCTTGAACGGGTGTGTGTGTCTAAGCAAAGTGGTTCTCGGGAGATGGGAAAGGGCGGTGGTTGTGGGTAGTAGCGCCATGTGAGAGGGTATTGCGGAGCTGAGATGTTGGGAAGAGAAGACGAGCCATCACAAGAAGCTGCTATTAAACGAAGGAAGGTAATCTAGGAACACACAATGGTCTTGTTCATTGATAGGTTCAGAAAAGTCCAAATAGGGTGTGAATACCCCAAAATCCAAACAGGTACCtgtcttttaattaattaaattaatcccctaaattaaattaaaatttagctaACATGTATGTTTAACGAAAAGTTTtaggttattaattttttattaatattaatcagtattttaaattaatacacgaatgtttagaatttaaaatttaatcgtTAGAGTTGATTAAGTATTActattaactaaaaataataaataaaacaataattatGACATGATAAGGGAAGGGATTATTTTTCAAACCAAGTGCGCAATTGCGatgttctttattattttttttcgttctTGTATTGTATGTGGTATTTTTGTGCTCTTTGGgtttatcttttccttttttttttggtactaAGAAGGCCCTAAGGCCTAAAtaatccaaaagaaaagaattacaaaagatGGGATATTAGATTTCACAACTATCACTGAAGAGATGCATTGAGATTTTACTAGGAGGTTTTTTAAAGaacctattttttttttcaccatcCAATATCGGGTTAGCTAACCTAGCTAATCTATCTGTTACCTGGTTAGCCTCTTTGAGTACATGTTGAAACTTCATTCtctaacaattatttatcatagtCGGTATTTTTTACAAAGGAGAGGACGAAAAAAAGTTGGATGACGCATAGGAGAATTTTTGATAAACTCGCCCGCTCCTTGAGAATTCGATTCcactattaaaaatttagttcCTTTACTCTAAACAATTTCCAGCCCCACTTTTATAGCGTTAATTTCAGTTTTTATAGCCTTTGCATTATCCAATCTTTTAGCAAATTTCCACACCCAACCACCATTTTAATTCCTTAAAAATCAAGTACAATTCGCTGGCCAGAATTTTTTTTGGAGGCCCTATCAGTGTTTAGTTTGTACCAATTCTCCAGGAGATTTTTTTAAGAGATCATTCTATCTCCTTTATGGTCTTCCCTATGAATTCCATTAACGATGATCTTGTTCTCTTCCATTATCCTCCTGATTCTTAATAATTTGACTTTCTCTTGATCTTCCTTATTAGAGTGTACATATTCATTCCTGAACTTCTATATTATCCAAATTGTCGTCATAAAAACGTCCTTCTATTTCAAATTCTGTCCCTCCCAACCTCTATGGACATATTGAATAGGATCCAGTATCTCAGACTCAATGAGAAAAAACTTTAGATGTATTACAATTTAATGCACGCCATCCAAATGATAGAAGTTTTCGGGCAATCCCTCACCGCATGGACTGCTTCCACATTACAATTCATACAATTGAGATTATTCTCCTGTGTTCATCTAGTAGTTCTATATAAGGTTAATAAACCATTATGGACTAGCTGCTAGACAAATATCTTAATTTTCTGTACCCCTTttcattctcaaatttttttccaaATAAGGACTTTCTCTTGTTGCTGTTGAGCAAGATTACTATATGTATGTTTGATAGTGAATTCTCCTTTAGGATTTAGTCTCCACATCAGCAAATCCTCCCCTTCCTCTGTTCGTGGTGGAGAGCATTTGAGAATTTTGGTAACCATGTTATTTGGTAGGAGGATGTCAAGTCTACTCACATCCTATTTTTCATTAGaatctatatatttattaatagacCAGTTGATTTTCGCCTGAGTCCTCATAGGTGACGCCGAATCCTGCAACTTGATTTCTTGTTCTATCCAATTATCActccaaaaattaattttctcccCATCGTCAATTATGTGCCCAACATTCTGGATTAGAATTGGCCAAAGTTTGCACATACTTTTTCATCAGGGAGAGTCCTCATTTTTTTGAAGTACAGCACTGTAGTAAATTATCTCCACAACCATATTTACCAATCACAACCTTTGCCCATAAAGAGTTCGAATCATTAATTAAATTCCATTCTCGTTTGAGAATAAAAGCTTCATTAACAATACTCAGATCTCAAAAGTCAAGGCCCCCTCTATATTTATGATTTCGAATCTTTTTTCACCTCACTATATGAGCTCCCTTCTATTACTGTGATGGTCCCAAATGAACCCACGTTGAGCTTTTTCAATCTCATGACAAACACTTTTTGGGATTTGAAGATGTTGCATAGGATAAAGTGTCATGGAGCCCAATACTAATTGCGCCAAATTATCCTCACCGCTATTGAAAGGCACATGGATTTTCACCCTTGCACTTTGATATTCATTAGATCAAGAATGTGACTACAATTGATCTTCTTTGCTCTAGAATTTTGGATCATGGCCCCTAAGTATCTTCCAACTTCATTCACAGCTGAAAAATCACTCATAGAGATTATGCTTTGTCTAGTTTGCTCTGTGACATTCTTGGAGAAATAAATGTTTGTCTTTAAATTATTCACAAGGTATCCCGACGCCTCGTAGAAATCCTTAAGAATGGTCATCACATTTCTCAATTAATCATCGCTTGCCTTGGGAAATACAATAAGATCGTCCGCAAACATCAAATGCGATATTAGTAGACCCTCTCTCCCGACCCGCATAGGATTCCACCTGTTTCCCTCAACCGCTTCCAAGATCATATGCGACAACATATCCATACATATAACAAATATATATGGTGAAAGCGGGTCGCCTTGTCTAATTTCACGCGAAGGAGTGAAGGAAGTCATCTGTTGACCATTCCAAAGGATAGAGAATTGGTTTAAAGTAATACATTGGATGATAATACTTTGAGGTGTTGCAGTATACCAAACTCAATCAAGGAATTCCTAATGAAGGACTAGCTTAATCTATCATATGCTTTCATCAAATCTATCTTGATCGACATGAATcctcttctttctctcactCTCCTCATGGAATGGACCATTTCTTGAACTATTGCAATATTGTCATGAATGCTTCTCCCCGAAACAAAACTAGACTGAAAAGTCTCTCCTCCGGCTCAAGAGCTTCTGCTAGTTGACTTTACAAATCGCTCTCCAAATCTTCAAACCTACGATTCCTTTCATACGACTGATACTTTTGAATACCATCGATCCTTGCTATTAgccttttcttgcttttgaagATGTCTCCAAAAATATCTTTCTTCCAATTGCTAATGTTGTCTTTGAGGTATAGCATCTTCTGAAAATAATTGTCCCTTACTTTCCAGCTGTTTCTCTCGAAACGATAAGGTCTATTGTCGTAACTGTTTGGGCTACCATCAATTTCAATTAAGAGCGGATGATGATCTGAGTGAGTGTGAGTAAGACAAGACACAACGACTTCGGAGTATCTTAGCCTCCAATTAGCATTAGACAACCCCCTATCTAACCTCTCAAACACTCTTTTCCTCCCGTATCTTATTGCTCCTTTTCAAGTGAACTTAGATCCCTTTGCACCCAAATCAACAAGCTTGCACTGTGAGATCCAGTTAGAAAACTCTTGGCATTTCCTTAACTCTGCAGGCACCCCCCCTTTTTTCCATAGGGCTCGCAATTGCGTTGAAGTCGCCGACAACAAGCCACCGCTCATTAATGTTCAACGTCATCTCTTTCAGAATTCTCTACCCTTCCTTTTTCTGTCTTTCTAGGGCTACAATACACAACCGTAATGAACCACGGTCGTTTATATCCCTCTTCCACAACAGCATGGATGAACTTGTCATTTAGGCAAATGGACTTGATATATTCAAATCCCCTCTGTTCCACAATAACCACCTTACTAAAGCCTCTGGCCTCTACCAGAATGGAATTATTAAAATCCAAAGTTCTAATGACTCTTTGGGCTTGATCTCCATAGCACCAAGTTTTCTGAAGAGCAATAGTATCTGGTTtatatcttttcttttgtttggtaTTGCTTTGAGTAAGATTTTGTCATTCCTGATGGACCTGGCCAGCCTGGCCTTGTGTTTGGTTTTGGTCCGTAAAGAGGAGACTGGAAAAAGGGCAAAGCTCAATCCAACAAAACCTGGTCTGAAGCCTATACGAATTAAACAAACGCACTAGCCCACCTATGCCTTTCTATTGAACTCCTTTTATatgctatatatatgtatgaatGATTGAGTTCCTATCCTACCGGCTACCATATAGAATAAATATCTTATAAATTTGAGCACAATGAGTAGAAAGCACTTTGCTACTTTAGCCGTTCCATTACGCATTATTAAAAATGCTTGATTTGAGTTCATACGAGTTCTGAAGTTATTGAACGTAATTTATTGACGtatcctgcaatttattttactttgtgGTAATGAAAAGAGAAGAATATATGCCCTGAAACTCTTAGATCTCTAAACGGATTGAACGGAGCACTCAACAGTAGTCAATCTCTTCGATGGGAGAATAATGCCGACAGTGAAATATGTGGTGCTGTGTGGTTAGTTAAACATTAGCAGATTATTTAATTAAGTCAATAAAGTACACACAAAATGAGTGCCGTGCTTCTGTCTCTGCCTCTAGTGGTCCTGAAATATATAGTTTTATTAAAGATTAACAAATGCATGTTCCAGcatcatatataaatattcCCTTTAATTTACCCATACTCACTTTCAATTAGGGGAAATAAAGTATTACTTACATATCAATTTCGCTTCTCCATTTTTGGCATACACAAAATCCCttttcaaatatatattatatattgctagctAGCTAGCTAAATATCATGGTTGATATATGTAACATTCTCTTAATGAAAACATCTCCTAGCTATGTAATACTAACTAGTACATAATAAAGGTTGACGTAGTACCTAGCTAGTGAGATGGTAATTCAAATGACTAGAGATTGGCAAGTGAAAAAAACAGTGAGCTGTGGAAGAAAGAGCTGTATGCGTCTATCTGCATTCTGCAATGAAGAGAGAGGAAGATGGATGCGTGTGATGGCCATTTCCGTAGCACGTGCTGTGTTGTATGGTATggtatttaatattaatacatATACATTATGATTATCAGGATTCAGGATCAGGAAAACAGAAACTTAGACTGGGACTGCATGCAATTTGAACAATCTGCACCTTTATCTGTATCAGCTTATAGTCATGTATATATTGCAGTGGCTAGGGTCTAGGGACCAAGCAAGTAGCAAGACCAAGAGTGACAAGCTAGGTCATGAATGACATGACCCCATCTAGCTACTACAAATAACTACGTCTGGACTCTGGAGTCACATTCCTAAGAGTTGAAAACTACAGAGAAGACATCAATACTAGCTTATTACATGAAACTCTGTGCACAAGATTGAAAGAACTAACATATATTATTGCTTACATACacaatttgataaaataattaataaatcacAAGTATACAAAATGTAGGGTGTCATGGAATGGTCATTTTTTATATTGGGCTTCGGACTGCACTTGGAAAGGGATGGATAAGGAAATAAAGAGCTATCAAGCGGGGTGGAACTTAATTACCCACTATCATGCGTGCTGTCACAGGCCCTggaaatataaatatatgtgcatAAAGTAAATTCGTCTAATTACAcattttcattatttatcaGAGTAGTAGTTGTTGTTTATGGTAGAGGCCTAGATCAAATAAGCCGGTACATAAAAGATCAAGACTTATTACCAACTACCAATCAAAGAATGTTTTCAGCTGGTGTGCCCATAATGTTACCATATCATACACTTGAATTGGTACACAGCTTAGTCCTTTGCATTAATATATGATAGgaaatgatattattattacagAAAAGAAAGTAATATATTGCTTTCgataaaaactgaaaaagaagACTACCAGAACGCACGAGCCATGGTACTTGCCACTTGCCACAGGTACATAACTACATATCGCCTCACGTGAAATGCCGCACCTCTTATCTCACGCATGTTCTCATTACCCTTCAAATCGCGCTTTGTCCCAACTTTTTTTTCCCTCCCCTGCCTTAAATTATCAGCTGATTAATATTTAAACCATCttcaaaagtataaaaaattaaatgaaaaaatattgttaaaccACGAAAGGAATATAAAACACACAAATTGGATGCACAGGAACAAGATCACTTTTAGGAacttaaaaagaagaaaatactaAATGAGAAAGCGTAGGGTAGATAGCGGTAGAGTAGGtctgataatttaatatttgtacGTATCCCTCCAGTTAGAGAGGTTTTGGAgcagttttgaattttgattcttTCCTTGCAGTATATGGTGCGAACAAGTCAAATATTTGACCGTAGCTTTCAATAATTACTTGTCCTCAATCAATTATATCCGTACgggaaataaaaacaaaaaaactttaataa
The Arachis duranensis cultivar V14167 chromosome 5, aradu.V14167.gnm2.J7QH, whole genome shotgun sequence genome window above contains:
- the LOC107487959 gene encoding lipid phosphate phosphatase epsilon 1, chloroplastic — protein: MALLPTTTALSHLPRTTLLRHTHPFKKNTSFALTFSASRSVLFGGAVTRTHFLGGNKIWVSSNTMNEFTQPSAFRDRERDDIKQVFEQEAFIDGSTEFQPNILFRDIEPRLNRLSKWIVAVSFGGFILWSHDIEEALWIFAGSILNSFLSVLLKNILNQERPSALKSDPGMPSTHAQSIFFVVFFFIFSTIELLGLNVYSIVLSGLYLTCGSYFSYLRVSQQLHTMNQVVVGATIGSIMSLVWYWLWNAFIQDAYQSSLFVRIIGLSGSIGICICFLVFVIRHWLKDD